Within the Nodosilinea sp. E11 genome, the region CTAAATCAAATTCCCCTACAGGATAGCTGATGAAAATCAGCGGCGCAATAGTGTGCCTGTTTTGTCATGCCCGGCAACGCTTCAGCCGGGGTAATCCGTAGGTTTTCCGATGTTTTTACGTACGATCGCATTACCAATATCTCCCACCCCAGCGAACCACGCTAAGCGATGGCTTAGTATCGAGTCGCCATACCCCTCTGAAGGCTTTGTCGCCGCCGCCCAAACTGGGGAGGTGGCGCTGTGAGTAACCTTACGTTCAAGCAACGCATTGAGCATGAGTGCATCGTCGAATCTGCGATCGCACCCACCCTCTACAAAGCTGCTGTCTCCTTTATCGAGGATTCTGGCCGCTGGGAACCCAACGAAGAACTGGGCTATACCGTCAGCCGATTTTGGGAAACACAGCGGCCTCATTCGTTCCGCGAGCTAGCGTGCTTCCGGCAAGAGTTGGGCGAACTGTGGCAAGCAAAACCTGAAAACCCACAGGTTAACCGCCAAAAATCAGCGCAGCGCCTCAGCCAGGCCCTAGGGCGACCGGTCGAAAAATCAGAAGTCAGCGGGCTGCTACGGCTCCACCCTGAGCACACGGTCTTGCGGAAGTATGAGACCCCTCTCGGCGCTGGCAGCACACCTTACCTACCGCCGGTAACCGCTGGGGTATGGCAGCACGTTGCCACTCGTTACGGGGTGGAATGCCCTGCTGAAGTCAGCCTAGCTGCCCTGGTGGGGCTGGGTGGAGAGGATACGGTAGTCTCTGGTTTTTGGGATTGGGTTACCGCAAACCCCGAGATTGACATCCTGTTTACCGAAGGCGGGAAGAAGGTTTTAGCCGCACTCTCCCAAGGTTACGCGGCGATCGGGTTCTACGGGTTTCGAGCGTATCAAGCTCACGACCCTATTTTAAAGACCAAGATCGCCCCTCGCTTGATGCCTGAGGTGCAGCGATTCATCCAGCCGGGCCGACACGCCTATATAGCCTTTGACCAGGACGAAAAGCCTGAGACACGGCACGACGTTGAACAAGGCCGTGCTGTCTTTGCTGGCCTGCTCACAACAGCAGGGTGTGACGTCCGGTTAGTGCTGTGGGATGGCTCTCTAGGCAAAGGGATTGACGATTTTATCGCGGCTCAAGGGGCAGAGGCTTTTGAGCAGCTCATAGACCAAGCCAAGCCTTCAGCCCAGCATGAGCGGACCAGGCAGCGGGCCTGGGCAAGGCAAAAGCGGGAGAACGAGCGCCAAGCCTGGCTGGGCCAGGTGGCTACCCTGGTGGGCCTGCCGGAGGACGCTGATCGAATGGCGATTGCCAAAGTATTTAGGGACAGGGCACGGCTCTCGGGCACAGTGGAGGTGGGCCACTTTCCACGACTCACCCTCCCCGCTGAGGGCGATCGCCAGTTAATCGTCCTCGACGGCTCCAAGATGACTCGAAAAACGTCAGTAGGGCTGCGCTCAATCGTTGAAGAGGGACACCTGCGGCGGTGGTGCGGGGTTTTGTTTTCCCCCACTCGGGTGCTAGCCGCCAACCTAGCCTACGAGCTCGACATCCTCACGATTGACCAATATCTAGCGCTCCCGCCAGACAATAGGCCCGCTGTCGTCTGGGTGACAGCCTGTCCTGAGTCGGCCCATAAGCTTCGATCAATATCGGCCAACGTGGTCGCCTTCGACGAAGCAAACGAGTGTATCCCTCGGGTTGAATCAGGAGAACTGGGGAATCACCCTGAATTAGCGCGGCAGGCCGTTAAGGAGCTGCTAGGTAGTGCAGATGTCGTCGTCTTGGCTCAAGACGGCATCTACCGACCCACGATTGCCGCCACACAACGCTGGGGGAACTTTGACCCCACCCAAGTAGTGGTTCTGCGGCGGCACCGACCCAAAACTGAGATGGAAATAGCCCTTTACCTCGACCAGGCGGGCGTTGGGGAAGCTTGGGATGGCACAGCTCGGGAATCAAATCCAAAGGCCAACAATGCTTTCTACACCTGGTTTGCAGGCATAGAAAACGCTGTTAGCCATGGCCAAACCGTTATCATCCCCTCTGGCAGTGAGGGCAAAGCCAGAACTATTCACCGGGTGCTGCGCGGCCTTCACCCTGATCTGAAGGGGCAACCCATTGACGGTAAATATACTCCCCACCGGGTTAGGACAGAGTTCGCTAAAAACCCCACCACCTTTGCGCCAAAGCATGACTTGGCCTGGCTGCCAACGTCTCCTGTCTTTAACTCGGGTGTCTCCATCGAGGGCACGTACTTCGATCAGCAGTTTGAATATGCGCGGGCTTTTGAGACAGCCTCCAGCATCAGCCAGAGAGGGGAGCGCAACCGAGACGCAATTCGCGGCGAAAAGATCAAGCGCCGCAATGTTTATATAGCCTCTCGTGGGCTGGCAACGATGCCTCACCCAGCCGTGTTCACCCCTGACTACTGGCGATCGCTGCTGGCTGGTGACCCAAACACTGATGCCATCAACCTGGCTCAACAAATGGGCTGCATGGAGATTGCCTCCCGCCTGGGCCAGGCCTCGGCAGACGATTGGCTAGAACTACCAGAATTTTTAGCCATCCAGGCTCAAGAGACCTATTTCAAAGTTGAGTTTCTTCGCATGGAATGGGAGAGCAACGGCTGGGCGGTCACAGAAATAGTCCATGACCCCCAAGCGGCTGAAACCTGGTCACAAACCTTTTATGAGGCGACTCAGAATTTAATCGCCCAAAAGGGTCGCACCCTCGCTAGGGCCAAAGGCAAAAAGCAAGCCGGTGACGAACCCGCTGGGGCCATTGAAGCCACCAAGCACCATAAGTGGGAACTTCAGCAAAAGCTAGGCGATTACCCTGGGCTCAACAATCCTGAATGGATAGAGTCTTGGGTCATCGACTCCGGCACCACTGGGCTATTTGAGCTTCGGGTGCGATCGCTGGTTTGCATCGCC harbors:
- a CDS encoding DUF3854 domain-containing protein; its protein translation is MSNLTFKQRIEHECIVESAIAPTLYKAAVSFIEDSGRWEPNEELGYTVSRFWETQRPHSFRELACFRQELGELWQAKPENPQVNRQKSAQRLSQALGRPVEKSEVSGLLRLHPEHTVLRKYETPLGAGSTPYLPPVTAGVWQHVATRYGVECPAEVSLAALVGLGGEDTVVSGFWDWVTANPEIDILFTEGGKKVLAALSQGYAAIGFYGFRAYQAHDPILKTKIAPRLMPEVQRFIQPGRHAYIAFDQDEKPETRHDVEQGRAVFAGLLTTAGCDVRLVLWDGSLGKGIDDFIAAQGAEAFEQLIDQAKPSAQHERTRQRAWARQKRENERQAWLGQVATLVGLPEDADRMAIAKVFRDRARLSGTVEVGHFPRLTLPAEGDRQLIVLDGSKMTRKTSVGLRSIVEEGHLRRWCGVLFSPTRVLAANLAYELDILTIDQYLALPPDNRPAVVWVTACPESAHKLRSISANVVAFDEANECIPRVESGELGNHPELARQAVKELLGSADVVVLAQDGIYRPTIAATQRWGNFDPTQVVVLRRHRPKTEMEIALYLDQAGVGEAWDGTARESNPKANNAFYTWFAGIENAVSHGQTVIIPSGSEGKARTIHRVLRGLHPDLKGQPIDGKYTPHRVRTEFAKNPTTFAPKHDLAWLPTSPVFNSGVSIEGTYFDQQFEYARAFETASSISQRGERNRDAIRGEKIKRRNVYIASRGLATMPHPAVFTPDYWRSLLAGDPNTDAINLAQQMGCMEIASRLGQASADDWLELPEFLAIQAQETYFKVEFLRMEWESNGWAVTEIVHDPQAAETWSQTFYEATQNLIAQKGRTLARAKGKKQAGDEPAGAIEATKHHKWELQQKLGDYPGLNNPEWIESWVIDSGTTGLFELRVRSLVCIAHEQPSLWAELARQHALNAIARAGQHDTADLPCTAREFAIAQLLKDAPGLYSVIKEQLTDWTNKDVVVAQAAAWARENAISLASASSSHQRIHGLQFTSKTPLIRCFHKLLQMVGLDGVCNRKITTGDDTRGLQYRLVKAVDIEAKLAGKLADNGDRVHSLQRQHKRIETDSEVFDALDQVLKQRVGDLTPAWDAIAAQVLEKYGLSRTSVEIRSLTEVLDTPDLQASIQDISALVHLAQESGAEALHQLRQTIKPLYPNLWRLALGTAA